tgaatgagactcccgtgggagtgccataaccaatcacaagacactagtTGACGTCACTGAGTTAccggaccggaactgcctttctttcacaaaggtaaaggtgtactaaaaatagatcagtctctaaatatgccgtgacataggcctAGAATGGGAGCTGCAAGCTCCttctcatcggctcctgattttgtatgtttgtttttcttttgtttaatttgtttgattgtttttgtttatgctTTTGGtacttgcctttttttttattatttttttttttactatttctCCCATAATGCAAAATCTATAGTATGAATACTATAATATTATAGTAAAACATAAGTATGTGGTAGGACGCAAAACATATGTTTTATTGTAAGATCATTTATCATCATTGATAAGCTAAGTGTTGAAAACGCAACATTTTTATTGGATGATGTTAACTTTAAGaataaaaacagcaacagcaacaaaaacaattgaaaaccTATAGTGTTACTACAAAAGTTACCCCAATAGAGGTGGGGTTCATTTGAAAGGCGAGAAAGACTTCTCATTCGATACAGACCCGTCAGAAATTGGCCAATGCGCGAATttgcgtttttgtttttgactgCATACACAACTTCACAAAAAAAGCGCTTCTGTTCCCACAGTTCTATTGTGCCTTATCAGCTTCGCTCCACAATGGTGCAAATGCTCCTGATTAACTTGAAATGAGTTCCCTTTTGATAGTTACATTTCCAATAGATAACTATTTATCAGTACTTTTTTTCGCTGTGGTTAATTTCACACAATTTATCCGAACAGCTGTGCCTTATTTTTCGTAGATGGGGAACTGTTCACAAGAGGAAAACATGACTCTATCTCTCAAGTTCATTTCTTTACCTGAGTGTGTCGCCTGGCTAACCGTATATGGCATCGAAGCTGTTGCTATAGTTATGCTGAATGCCCTAACAACTATCATTTATCTGAAAGAGCGCAGTCTTCGGAAGCCCAGCATGTACCTGGTGATCAATCTGGCAATTACCGATATCCTTATTGGAGGCCTTTTGATCTTGCATGCTTGGTTTTTGGGAAGCGATTGTAACTTTTGGACTAGCGATTTGAATGAATTATGTAACCTTGTTATCGTAGCTTTGTTTCGCTTCTTTCCATTAGCATCTGCAACAAACCTTGCTGCTATTTCCTTGGAGCGGACGCACGCAATCTTTCGTCCATTCGCACATCGTCTcgtcaaaaagaaaatctttggaGCAGCTGTTGTGGCTGTTTGGACAATAGCTGGGCTTACTTCAACCATCAGTGTCTTTAATGTCTACCTGGATTCCGTTCTTGAAAgtagccattttttttatatgtCATACTTGTCAATTTACTCGCTTTGTCTCTTTGTTATCCTTGTCTCTTACACGTCTATAGCTGTAAGAATCATGTGTGGAAATCAACCGCATCATCATGGTGCAAGcaacagagaaagaaaactgacCAAGACACTGTTCATTGCGACAGTTGCATCTATACTGCCAACGCTGCCCTACGTTATTCGCTGGTTTCTCCCTACTTTGTCACACCCTCTCCCAACCAATTCGACATGGTTTCAGCTAAGTGAGTTGTCtaactttttattttgtgccaACTCTCTCATCAATCCGGTTCTTTACACATTTAGAATACCAGAgttcaaaagagctttgttttcccttttgcGTTGTGGACGCCAATCATGGCCAGAACAGGTTTTCGCTCTTAACGATCGACCTGTAAGGTCGACTTAACGAATCAACTGTTTGTCATGTAAAATaagaattacaaaaaaaaaaagaaaaaaaggtttccTGCACAAACTCTTTTTCAATAGCCATGGTAAGGGCATTGCCGAAACCTTATTGGTAAGTAAATTTATGTTGCGTAGCCGGTAGCACACGAAACGTCAGTATAAGTGCATTTCATCACTCCAGCACAAGAATACAATGCAATGCAATACCGGCAAGATTTCTGTACAAGTCCCTCCTTCGTTATGCATaaaccttttgttttaaaacagcAATTGCAGTTAAAATGGATGATCTCGGAGGCTACTCTCTTTGCTTTAGAAAAGTcaatatattttctttttcctaaGGGTGTGTttccctgctagcagaggctATTTTCCTGGTGTTCCCTGACGGGAGAAAAGAGACCTCTGCCATGGGTCGAAAATGGCTTTGTTGAGCATGCTCCGTGGCTTATCAACCGAGCCATCACGTGATGTTTTTAGCACGTAAACAACTTCGGTTCTTCTAGCTCCGTCAGTTTATCATCGTTGTCGAACAGCTCCTGCTTTATTTTAACAGCTTTGAGCTTAAGCCTTTGGTAGGACTCAAGCTGGTCAGATATAA
This sequence is a window from Acropora palmata chromosome 9, jaAcrPala1.3, whole genome shotgun sequence. Protein-coding genes within it:
- the LOC141892720 gene encoding 5-hydroxytryptamine receptor 1B-like — translated: MGNCSQEENMTLSLKFISLPECVAWLTVYGIEAVAIVMLNALTTIIYLKERSLRKPSMYLVINLAITDILIGGLLILHAWFLGSDCNFWTSDLNELCNLVIVALFRFFPLASATNLAAISLERTHAIFRPFAHRLVKKKIFGAAVVAVWTIAGLTSTISVFNVYLDSVLESSHFFYMSYLSIYSLCLFVILVSYTSIAVRIMCGNQPHHHGASNRERKLTKTLFIATVASILPTLPYVIRWFLPTLSHPLPTNSTWFQLSELSNFLFCANSLINPVLYTFRIPEFKRALFSLLRCGRQSWPEQVFALNDRPVRST